The following proteins are co-located in the Flectobacillus major DSM 103 genome:
- a CDS encoding MFS transporter, with protein MKPLLSNAWKQKYYPFIICFSGLIILVVINGLTSTTISVFDRVLLDEFKWTRSELKLRDSIPNATAFLLIFFSGMLIDQFRVKRLLLAGSLILTVALSLYSMIHSKAEAYFLHFLFGLAYTLSGSVSAIILVSSWFKQYKGLALGITLAGTSLGSFVFPNIIQSWLACYGWRETFLHLAIFPALLFIYILLVVKSSPQEMQISAFEGRTQSKNTVSAEPLLQGMSFQEASRTATFWLICICGFLTFYGLLGVVSNLFLHITDLGYSKQDATFALTLYFGVAFAGKLLITSTSDYFNTYHVFTSCCILMTISVFGFASLNPQLVYWSTAGMALSWGGIYSLYNVLTIKTFGLKSAGKISGTINMFESAGAFLGPIVTGYIFDKTHSYQNAFLIIAGIMAFASLLSLLFSKNK; from the coding sequence ATGAAGCCACTTTTATCCAATGCTTGGAAACAAAAATATTATCCATTTATCATCTGTTTTTCGGGGTTAATCATTTTAGTTGTCATCAATGGTTTAACATCTACAACGATTTCGGTATTTGACAGAGTATTGCTTGATGAGTTTAAATGGACTCGTTCCGAGCTCAAGCTACGCGACTCTATTCCTAATGCAACGGCCTTTCTTTTGATATTCTTTTCGGGTATGTTGATTGATCAATTTAGGGTAAAAAGGCTTTTATTGGCGGGTAGCCTGATTCTTACCGTGGCATTGAGCCTATACAGCATGATTCATAGCAAAGCCGAAGCCTACTTTTTGCATTTTTTGTTTGGATTAGCCTATACGTTGTCTGGCTCGGTTTCGGCTATTATTTTGGTATCTAGCTGGTTTAAACAATATAAAGGTTTGGCATTAGGTATTACATTGGCAGGTACAAGTTTGGGCAGTTTTGTTTTTCCCAATATTATTCAATCGTGGTTGGCTTGCTATGGCTGGCGTGAAACCTTCCTGCATTTAGCTATTTTCCCGGCTTTGTTGTTTATTTATATTTTATTGGTCGTAAAAAGTTCCCCACAAGAAATGCAAATTAGTGCATTTGAAGGACGTACACAATCGAAAAATACTGTTTCTGCCGAGCCACTTTTACAAGGCATGAGCTTTCAGGAGGCTTCTCGAACAGCAACATTCTGGCTTATTTGTATCTGTGGATTTCTTACTTTTTATGGGCTTTTGGGTGTGGTATCCAATTTGTTTTTGCATATTACCGACCTTGGCTATTCAAAGCAAGATGCCACTTTTGCCTTAACCCTTTATTTTGGCGTAGCCTTTGCAGGCAAATTACTTATTACGTCTACTTCTGACTATTTTAATACCTATCATGTTTTTACTTCTTGTTGTATTTTAATGACAATTTCGGTGTTTGGCTTTGCTTCGCTCAATCCCCAGCTAGTTTATTGGTCTACAGCAGGAATGGCCCTGAGTTGGGGTGGTATTTATTCTTTATATAATGTACTTACTATCAAAACGTTTGGACTAAAGTCGGCAGGAAAAATCAGTGGAACTATCAATATGTTTGAATCGGCAGGGGCATTTTTGGGGCCAATAGTTACAGGATATATCTTTGACAAAACCCATTCTTATCAAAATGCCTTTCTGATTATTGCAGGTATTATGGCTTTTGCTTCCTTACTTTCATTATTATTTTCCAAAAATAAGTAG